A stretch of Lactuca sativa cultivar Salinas chromosome 6, Lsat_Salinas_v11, whole genome shotgun sequence DNA encodes these proteins:
- the LOC111918429 gene encoding beta-amylase 1, chloroplastic — translation MAMSLNQIGALSGTPISTDSGHTAGGESTTAAVSASAVWRSQPANIRVSVQKQGAEMDRLSPSPPMSPVRGGMRADLSVACQALMEAPTEEVVVREHRSGGVGGKGKGVPVYVMMPLDSVTMGNGVNRRKAMNASLQALKSAGVEGIMMDVWWGLVEREAPGEYNWGGYAELLEMAKKHGLKVQAVMSFHQCGGNVGDSCTIPLPKWVLEEINNDPDLAYTDQWGRRNNEYLSLGCDTIPCLKGRTPIQCYSDYMRAFKDKFSHLLGDTIVEIQVGMGPAGELRYPSYPEKDGVWRFPGIGAFQCYDKYMLSSLQAAAESYGKPEWGSTGPTDAGEYNNWPEDTNFFKKESGGWNSEYGDFFLSWYSQMLLDHGERIVSSATSIFKNLGVKISVKVAGIHWHYGTRSHAPELTAGYYNTRFRDGYLPIAKMLGRHGAVFNFTCIEMRDHEQPQDAQCSPEKLVQQVAMATREAGVELAGENALPRYDEFAHEQILNAASLSENDEMCAFTYLRMNPDLFHPENWRKFVGFVKKMKEGRDVDKCREEVEREAEHFVHMTEPLVQEAAVALMH, via the exons ATGGCGATGAGTTTAAATCAGATCGGAGCTTTGTCTGGGACTCCAATCTCAACCGATTCAGGTCACACGGCGGGAGGAGAGTCAACAACAGCTGCAGTCAGTGCGTCCGCTGTATGGAGATCTCAACCGGCGAATATCCGTGTATCGGTACAGAAACAAGGGGCGGAGATGGACAGGTTGTCGCCGTCTCCACCGATGAGTCCGGTGAGAGGCGGAATGAGAGCGGATCTGTCGGTGGCGTGCCAAGCGTTAATGGAAGCTCCgacggaggaggtggtggtgagaGAGCATCGAAGTGGTGGCGTTGGAGGTAAAGGGAAGGGGGTTCCGGTTTATGTAATGATGCCGTTAGATAGTGTTACGATGGGGAACGGAGTGAATAGGAGGAAGGCGATGAATGCGAGTTTACAGGCGTTGAAGAGCGCCGGAGTTGAAGGGATAATGATGGATGTGTGGTGGGGATTGGTGGAGAGGGAGGCGCCCGGAGAGTATAATTGGGGCGGTTATGCGGAGCTGTTAGAGATGGCCAAAAAGCATGGGCTAAAGGTACAGGCGGTCATGTCCTTCCATCAATGCGGCGGAAACGTCGGTGATTCCTGCAC GATTCCTCTTCCAAAGTGGGTGTTAGAGGAGATCAACAATGACCCTGATCTTGCGTACACAGATCAATGGGGAAGAAGAAACAATGAATATCTTTCCCTTGGTTGCGACACCATCCCCTGCCTCAAAGGCAGGACTCCAATTCAGTGCTACTCGGATTACATGCGTGCTTTCAAAGACAAATTCAGTCATCTTCTTGGTGACACCATCGTG GAAATTCAAGTTGGAATGGGTCCAGCCGGAGAGCTTCGATACCCATCTTACCCGGAGAAAGACGGAGTATGGAGGTTCCCGGGAATCGGAGCCTTTCAGTGTTACGACAAG TATATGCTGAGTAGCTTACAAGCTGCAGCTGAGAGCTATGGTAAGCCAGAATGGGGCAGCACCGGCCCAACAGACGCCGGAGAGTACAACAACTGGCCGGAGGACACCAACTTCTTTAAAAAAGAATCCGGTGGCTGGAACTCCGAGTACGGCGACTTCTTCCTCTCCTGGTACTCCCAAATGCTACTAGACCACGGAGAAAGAATAGTCTCCTCCGCGACTTCCATTTTCAAAAACCTAGGTGTCAAGATCTCTGTCAAAGTCGCCGGAATCCACTGGCACTACGGGACACGCTCCCACGCGCCGGAGCTCACGGCCGGCTACTACAACACCCGTTTCCGAGACGGCTACCTCCCGATCGCCAAAATGCTTGGCCGCCATGGCGCGGTTTTCAATTTCACATGCATCGAGATGCGTGACCATGAACAGCCACAGGACGCACAGTGTTCGCCGGAAAAGTTGGTGCAACAGGTGGCTATGGCTACCAGGGAAGCGGGGGTGGAACTCGCCGGAGAAAATGCTTTGCCTAGATATGATGAGTTTGCACATGAACAGATCTTGAATGCGGCGTCGTTGTCCGAGAATGATGAGATGTGTGCTTTTACGTATTTGAGGATGAATCCTGATTTATTTCATCCTGAGAATTGGAGGAAGTTTGTGGGATTtgtgaagaagatgaaggaagGGAGAGATGTTGACAAGTGTAGGGAGGAGGTTGAGAGGGAGGCGGAGCATTTTGTGCACATGACGGAGCCATTGGTGCAGGAAGCTGCTGTTGCTCTTATgcattaa